The following coding sequences lie in one Haemorhous mexicanus isolate bHaeMex1 chromosome 10, bHaeMex1.pri, whole genome shotgun sequence genomic window:
- the RNF168 gene encoding E3 ubiquitin-protein ligase RNF168: protein MSKSKAPLSLSDCLCQICMEIFVEPVTLPCSHTLCNSCFQMTVEKASLSCPFCRRRVSSWARYNTRRNTLINWELWEKIQKNYPKECERRMNGQDLDEEICVPKPQHQLSKPGELRQEYEAEISKVEAERRAHEQEENKASEEYIQRLLAEEEEEHRLAEERRKEMEKQLKQDEELAWQLSNSLNEDPEGHVPGSPSPAHSLSLQTSPLNLSKAKNKPSNSGDIQKYLSPKNYGMLGSASFSSTTGRGGSNSISGETNSNEGSSSAVQDEQEEMPTLSPQLTSVNKDSGAKDSFLESCMNYFSASASGETDTVKQEKTPGTNGLEDGVPDALHGTTEGEGSRTVLRSKGDDDGIESDSGNLTDVQRVNLEKSDETCTSGQLGMNCVMSDSQTVLPGLGKEAGHSNEETPKKLQNSKETPKRKLVEAPVDAMIELDMLDKRRRTFSESVEDQGEQLNDFNLQTQRAFEQEFYERRRQEEQDRLLALQLQKELDKEERTLNRQKGSPDEYLLRTKPPRSGKDSAARKGSSKGAKDSKGSKTQAETNHHKTRKGSCNENWQSPARVRVKSPSIKEGKVLNCVVNTSDTNDICSLPKNKQKTILQMFKSPVAE from the exons ATGTCGAAATCCAAGGCCCCGCTTTCCTTGTCCGACTGCCTCTGCCAGATTTGCATGGAGATTTTTGTGGAGCCTGTCACGCTGCCATGCAGCCATACCCTGTGTAACTCCTGCTTCCAGATGACAGTGGAGAAGGCCAGCCTTTCTTGTCCCTTTTGTCGGCGGCGAGTCTCTTCCTGGGCACGGTACAACACCCGCAGAAACACTCTGATCaactgggagctctgggagaagATTCAGAAGAATTACCCCAAGGAGTGCGAGCGCAGGATGAACGGACAGGATTTGGATGAGGAAA TCTGTGTCCCCAAGCCACAGCACCAGCTGAGCAAGCCTGGGGAGCTGAGGCAGGAATATGAAGCAGAGATTAGCAAG GTGGAGGCAGAAAGGCGAGCACACGAACAGGAGGAGAACAAAGCGAGTGAGGAGTACATCCAGcggctgctggcagaggaggaggaggagcacaggctggcagAAGAGAGACGGAAGGAGATGGAGAAGCAGCTGAAGCAAGATGAAGAGCTGGCCTGGCAGCTCAGTAACAGTCTG AATGAGGATCCCGAGGGACACGTGCCTGGCAGCCCATCCCCAGCACACAGCCTCTCCCTTCAGACATCCCCACTGAACCTGAGCAAGGCAAAGAACAAACCAAGCAACTCTGGAGACATTCAGAA gtaTCTGTCTCCAAAGAATTATGGTATGTTGGGATCAGCATCATTCTCCAGTACCACAGGAAGAGGCGGGAGCAACTCTATCTCTGGG GAGACCAACAGCAATGAAGGCAGCAGTTCTGCAGTGCAGGATGAGCAAGAAGAAATGCCAACCCTGTCTCCACAGCTGACCAGTGTAAATAAAGATTCTGGAGCTAAGGATTCATTTTTGGAATCATGCATGAACTATTTCAGTGCCTCAGCTTCAGGTGAAACTGACACTGtcaagcaggaaaaaacaccAGGAACAAATGGTTTAGAAGATGGAGTTCCAGATGCACTTCATGGAACCACAGAAGGGGAAGGGTCTAGGACAGTTCTTAGATCCAAAGGAGATGATGATGGAATTGAGTCAGACAGTGGCAATTTGACAGATGTCCAAAGGGTAAACCTTGAAAAGTCTGATGAAACTTGTACCTCTGGTCAGTTAGGAATGAATTGTGTGATGTCTGACAGCCAGACTGTGTTGCCTGGTCTGGGGAAGGAGGCTGGACACTCAAATGAAGAGACACCAAAAAAGCTACAGAACTCTAAGGAGACTCCCAAAAGGAAGCTAGTGGAGGCCCCAGTGGATGCCATGATTGAGTTGGACATGCTTGATAAGAGGAGAAGAACCTTTTCAGAAAGTGTAGAAGACCAAGGAGAGCAGCTGAATGATTTTAACTTGCAGACACAGAGAGCCTTTGAGCAGGAGTTCTATGAAAGGcgcaggcaggaggagcaggacaggctcttggctctgcagctgcagaaggagctggacaAGGAGGAAAGGACACTGAACAGACAGAAGGGCTCTCCAGACGAGTATCTGCTTCGTACCAAACCACCTCGGTCTGGGAAAGACTCTGCTGCCAGGAAGGGAAGCTCCAAGGGAGCAAAAGACTCCAAGGGATCAAAAACTCAGGCTGAAACCAATCACCACAAGACTCGGAAAGGTTCCTGCAATGAAAACTGGCAGTCCCCTGCCAGGGTCCGGGTGAAATCCCCCAGCATCAAGGAAGGAAAGGTTTTGAATTGTGTGGTTAATACCAGTGACACAAATGATATTTGTTCACTGCCTAAGAACAAGCAAAAGACAATCCTGCAGATGTTTAAAAGCCCTGTTGCAGAGTAG
- the WDR53 gene encoding WD repeat-containing protein 53 isoform X1, protein MFLLKGLIVLFRLEKTGQRRGCVWCRCCLSESSTWRCPWSMAAKWSGGHSSSVLCLTVSTEGLVASGAERGELALWDGGGSPVAQLRLPQAEDVTSVVFSSRRPSTLYTSHGESISVLDVRSLQEPLQRFHVNEEEINCLSVNDTDSFLAAADDSGAIKVVDLESKKVSRSLRHSNICSSVAFRPQRPQSLVSCGLDMQVMLWNLQKVRPMWSTNLQECEMDEESLQSAGQFFNPPLAHSLSVASCGNIFGCGAQDGKVRLFRVTGARFERELEFQAHSLGVSQVLFMPEGYSLLSGGNDGKVLLWDVSSNVGKQQKSPAKSLHRRKAHAAACSRKDGKLNKAASNEHPGVVPKLSIEHGEKVNWLSCAEIKGSRRVLVADQSSSVSAYPLPEP, encoded by the exons atgtttcttttaaaaggtCTCATTGtattatttaggttggaaaagaccgGTCAGCGTCGCGGCTGTGTCTGGTGTCGCTGCTGTTTGAGCGAAAGCTCCACTTGG aggtgtccctggagcatGGCAGCTAAGTGGAGCGGTGGGCATTCCTCCTCTGTCCTGTGCCTGACCGTGAGCACGGAAGGGCTGGTGGCCTCCGGCGCGGAGCGGGGCGAGCTGGCGCTCTGGGATGGGGGAGGCTCGCCCGTGGCTCAGCTGCGGCTCCCGCAGGCGGAGGACGTGACCTCGGTGGTGTTCTCCTCCCGCCGGCCCAGCACGCTGTACACGTCCCACGGAGAAAGCATCAGCGTGCTGGATGTGCGCTCCCTCCAGGAGCCCCTGCAGCGCTTCCACGTGAACGAGGAGGAGATCAACTGCCTCTCGGTGAACGACACCGACAGCTTCCTGGCTGCGGCCGATGACTCGGGGGCCATAAAGGTTGTGGACTTGGAGAGCAAGAAAGTCAGCCGGTCCTTGAGACACTCCAACATCTGCTCGTCTGTTGCCTTCCGACCTCAGCGGCCTCAAAGCCTGGTTTCCTGTGGACTGGACATGCAG gtgaTGCTGTGGAACCTGCAGAAAGTTCGTCCCATGTGGAGCACGAACCTGCAGGAGTGTGAGATGGATGAAGAGAGCCTGCAGTCAGCCGGGCAGTTCTTCAACCCGCCGCTCGCGCATTCCCTGTCCGTGGCCTCCTGCGGCAACATCTTCGGCTGTGGAGCTCAGGACGGTAAAGTCCGACTGTTCCGAGTCACCGGGGCCAGGTTTGAGCGTGAGCTGGAGTTCCAGGCTCACAGCTTGGGAGTCTCACAGGTGCTCTTTATGCCTGAGGGGTACTCGTTGTTGTCTGGAGGAAACGATGGGAAAGTCTTGCTCTGGGATGTCAGCAGCAACGTCgggaagcagcagaaaagtCCAGCAAAATCTCTGCACAGGAGGAAGGCCCATGCAGCTGCTTGCAGCAGAAAGGATGGGAAGCTCAACAAAGCGGCCTCAAATGAACACCCTGGAGTTGTGCCAAAGCTCAGCATTGAGCACGGAGAGAAGGTGAACTGGCTCTCGTGTGCAGAGATCAAGGGCTCCAGGAGAGTGTTGGTTGCTGACCAGAGCAGCTCTGTATCAGCCTATCCATTGCCAGAACCTTAA
- the WDR53 gene encoding WD repeat-containing protein 53 isoform X2, translated as MAAKWSGGHSSSVLCLTVSTEGLVASGAERGELALWDGGGSPVAQLRLPQAEDVTSVVFSSRRPSTLYTSHGESISVLDVRSLQEPLQRFHVNEEEINCLSVNDTDSFLAAADDSGAIKVVDLESKKVSRSLRHSNICSSVAFRPQRPQSLVSCGLDMQVMLWNLQKVRPMWSTNLQECEMDEESLQSAGQFFNPPLAHSLSVASCGNIFGCGAQDGKVRLFRVTGARFERELEFQAHSLGVSQVLFMPEGYSLLSGGNDGKVLLWDVSSNVGKQQKSPAKSLHRRKAHAAACSRKDGKLNKAASNEHPGVVPKLSIEHGEKVNWLSCAEIKGSRRVLVADQSSSVSAYPLPEP; from the exons atGGCAGCTAAGTGGAGCGGTGGGCATTCCTCCTCTGTCCTGTGCCTGACCGTGAGCACGGAAGGGCTGGTGGCCTCCGGCGCGGAGCGGGGCGAGCTGGCGCTCTGGGATGGGGGAGGCTCGCCCGTGGCTCAGCTGCGGCTCCCGCAGGCGGAGGACGTGACCTCGGTGGTGTTCTCCTCCCGCCGGCCCAGCACGCTGTACACGTCCCACGGAGAAAGCATCAGCGTGCTGGATGTGCGCTCCCTCCAGGAGCCCCTGCAGCGCTTCCACGTGAACGAGGAGGAGATCAACTGCCTCTCGGTGAACGACACCGACAGCTTCCTGGCTGCGGCCGATGACTCGGGGGCCATAAAGGTTGTGGACTTGGAGAGCAAGAAAGTCAGCCGGTCCTTGAGACACTCCAACATCTGCTCGTCTGTTGCCTTCCGACCTCAGCGGCCTCAAAGCCTGGTTTCCTGTGGACTGGACATGCAG gtgaTGCTGTGGAACCTGCAGAAAGTTCGTCCCATGTGGAGCACGAACCTGCAGGAGTGTGAGATGGATGAAGAGAGCCTGCAGTCAGCCGGGCAGTTCTTCAACCCGCCGCTCGCGCATTCCCTGTCCGTGGCCTCCTGCGGCAACATCTTCGGCTGTGGAGCTCAGGACGGTAAAGTCCGACTGTTCCGAGTCACCGGGGCCAGGTTTGAGCGTGAGCTGGAGTTCCAGGCTCACAGCTTGGGAGTCTCACAGGTGCTCTTTATGCCTGAGGGGTACTCGTTGTTGTCTGGAGGAAACGATGGGAAAGTCTTGCTCTGGGATGTCAGCAGCAACGTCgggaagcagcagaaaagtCCAGCAAAATCTCTGCACAGGAGGAAGGCCCATGCAGCTGCTTGCAGCAGAAAGGATGGGAAGCTCAACAAAGCGGCCTCAAATGAACACCCTGGAGTTGTGCCAAAGCTCAGCATTGAGCACGGAGAGAAGGTGAACTGGCTCTCGTGTGCAGAGATCAAGGGCTCCAGGAGAGTGTTGGTTGCTGACCAGAGCAGCTCTGTATCAGCCTATCCATTGCCAGAACCTTAA